A stretch of the Thermus thermophilus genome encodes the following:
- a CDS encoding GGDEF domain-containing protein: protein MAPRKVYAKGSLHPTLELLDPLNPVRRRMALWLLPLGALLAGVAYWASRPGGVDPVDRVFLPLMGIGFLLLALLLWRLPSSARWAIPTAHALVASYLLSTLGYQLLFQPNPMGLSPAAFWVPFFYFSSYLFFPARKAVRLAFLYLMALFLLALLGTFRGHFQAIHLNALAQFFGANLAYVGLLYLLVQLKEGYLEAQLDAYTDFLTGLRNRRYLELVLERELFRVQRYGRPLSLVVLDLDGFKGINDTYGHEVGDRVLKALAACLEGHVRQSDRAVRLGGEEFAVVMPETSLAQAIHLAERLRQKVAALKVPPVEHLSASLGVAQASPTDSPLSLLRRADEAMYRAKRKGKNRVEAAPK from the coding sequence ATGGCCCCAAGGAAGGTGTACGCTAAGGGTAGCTTGCACCCCACCCTCGAGCTCCTGGACCCCTTGAACCCGGTTCGGCGGCGGATGGCCCTCTGGCTTCTCCCCCTGGGAGCCCTCCTCGCGGGGGTAGCCTACTGGGCCTCGAGGCCGGGGGGCGTGGACCCCGTGGACCGGGTCTTCCTGCCCCTGATGGGGATAGGCTTCCTCCTCCTCGCCCTTCTCCTTTGGCGCCTTCCTTCCTCGGCCCGGTGGGCCATCCCCACCGCCCACGCCCTCGTCGCCTCCTACCTCCTCTCCACCCTGGGCTACCAGCTCCTCTTCCAGCCCAACCCCATGGGCCTCTCCCCCGCCGCCTTTTGGGTGCCCTTCTTCTACTTCTCCAGCTACCTCTTTTTCCCCGCTCGGAAAGCGGTACGCCTGGCCTTCCTCTACCTCATGGCTCTTTTCCTCCTGGCCCTACTGGGCACCTTCCGAGGGCACTTCCAGGCCATCCACCTCAACGCCTTAGCCCAGTTCTTCGGGGCCAACCTGGCCTACGTGGGCCTCCTCTACCTGCTGGTGCAGCTGAAGGAAGGGTATCTGGAAGCCCAGCTGGACGCCTACACGGATTTCCTCACGGGCCTTCGCAACCGGCGCTACCTGGAGCTGGTGCTGGAGCGGGAGCTATTCCGCGTGCAACGCTACGGCCGCCCCCTCTCCCTCGTGGTCTTGGACCTGGACGGCTTCAAGGGGATCAACGACACCTACGGCCACGAGGTGGGGGACCGGGTGCTCAAGGCCCTGGCGGCTTGCCTCGAGGGCCACGTGCGCCAGAGCGACCGGGCGGTGCGCCTGGGAGGCGAGGAGTTCGCCGTGGTTATGCCGGAAACCTCCTTGGCCCAGGCCATCCACTTGGCGGAGCGGCTCCGCCAAAAGGTGGCGGCCCTGAAGGTGCCCCCGGTGGAACACCTCTCCGCCAGCCTGGGCGTGGCCCAGGCCAGCCCCACCGACTCGCCCCTCTCCCTCCTCCGCCGGGCGGACGAGGCCATGTACCGGGCCAAGCGCAAGGGGAAAAACCGGGTGGAGGCGGCCCCCAAATAA
- the speA gene encoding biosynthetic arginine decarboxylase: MKVAKRFTLKDAEELYLVPHWSGGFFRVGEKGDLEVTPLGPKGPAASLLEIVEALRDEGRPLPLVLRFPQILETRVRTLNEAFLEAMARYGYQGTYRGVYPVKVNQRRLVLETVARAGKAYHLGLEAGSKPELALILAQDLSEEALITTNGFKDDDFVRLALMGRKLGRNVVITLEKFAELSRVLRLSKELGVKPLLGIRYKLKAKGAGQWEASGGENAKFGLTTPEIVRAVEVLQEEGLLDALVMLHAHIGSQVTDIRRIKAAVREAAQTYVQLRKLGAPLRYLNLGGGLAVDYDGSKTNFYASANYTLSEYAENLVYVTKEVVEAQGEPHPILVTESGRAITAYHEVLVLQVIDVIAPPGEARPSPPPPEAHPLVKELWESLQSLSPKNFQEVYHDAFADKETLQTLYDLGLVSLRDRALAEELFYHIARRVQAIAQSLPYVPDELEDLEKLLADKLVCNFSVFQSLPDAWAIHQLFPVVPLSRLLEPPTRRATLVDISCDSDGKIDRFIDLHDVRQTLPVHPVRPGEPYYLGVFLVGAYQDVLGSNHNLFGQVGEAHVRVEEEGFAIERFVGGETAERVIEKMGFTARELMLGVERLVRQSRLSPAEKGTFLERYTRELQGYTYLED, encoded by the coding sequence TTGAAGGTGGCCAAGCGCTTCACCCTTAAGGACGCGGAGGAGCTTTACCTGGTGCCCCACTGGAGCGGGGGCTTCTTCCGGGTGGGGGAGAAAGGGGACCTGGAGGTCACCCCCTTGGGCCCCAAGGGCCCCGCGGCCTCCCTCTTGGAGATCGTGGAGGCCTTGAGGGACGAGGGTAGGCCCCTGCCCCTCGTGCTCCGCTTTCCCCAGATCCTCGAGACCCGGGTCCGGACCCTCAACGAGGCCTTCCTGGAGGCCATGGCGAGGTACGGCTACCAGGGCACCTACCGGGGGGTCTACCCGGTGAAGGTGAACCAGCGCCGCCTGGTCCTGGAAACCGTGGCCCGGGCGGGGAAGGCCTACCACCTCGGCCTCGAGGCGGGGAGCAAGCCCGAGCTCGCCCTCATCCTGGCTCAGGACCTCTCCGAGGAGGCCCTCATCACCACCAACGGCTTCAAGGACGACGACTTCGTCCGCCTCGCCCTCATGGGGAGGAAGCTCGGCCGCAACGTGGTGATCACCCTGGAAAAGTTCGCCGAGCTCTCCCGGGTCCTCCGCCTTTCTAAGGAACTCGGCGTGAAACCCCTCTTGGGCATCCGCTACAAGCTCAAGGCCAAGGGGGCGGGGCAGTGGGAGGCCTCCGGGGGCGAAAACGCCAAGTTCGGCCTCACCACCCCGGAGATCGTGCGGGCGGTGGAGGTCCTCCAAGAGGAGGGCCTTTTGGACGCCCTGGTGATGCTCCACGCCCACATCGGCAGCCAGGTCACGGACATCCGCCGGATCAAGGCCGCGGTGCGAGAGGCGGCCCAGACCTACGTGCAGCTCAGGAAGCTCGGGGCCCCCCTCCGCTACCTCAACCTGGGCGGGGGCCTGGCCGTGGACTACGATGGCTCCAAGACCAACTTCTACGCCTCGGCCAACTACACCCTCTCCGAGTACGCCGAGAACCTGGTCTACGTCACCAAGGAGGTGGTGGAGGCCCAGGGCGAACCCCACCCCATCCTGGTCACCGAGAGCGGGCGGGCCATCACCGCCTACCACGAGGTCCTGGTCCTCCAGGTGATTGACGTCATCGCCCCGCCCGGGGAGGCGCGGCCAAGCCCTCCGCCCCCCGAGGCCCACCCCCTGGTAAAGGAGCTCTGGGAGAGCCTGCAAAGCCTCTCCCCCAAGAACTTCCAGGAGGTCTACCACGACGCCTTCGCCGACAAGGAGACCCTCCAGACCCTCTACGACCTGGGCCTGGTCTCCCTGCGGGACCGGGCCCTGGCGGAGGAGCTCTTCTACCACATCGCCCGCCGGGTCCAGGCCATCGCCCAGAGCCTCCCCTACGTCCCCGACGAGCTGGAAGACCTGGAGAAGCTCCTCGCCGACAAGCTGGTCTGCAACTTCTCCGTCTTTCAGAGCCTCCCCGACGCCTGGGCCATCCACCAGCTCTTCCCCGTGGTGCCCCTCTCCCGCCTGCTGGAGCCCCCGACCCGGAGGGCCACCCTGGTGGACATCTCCTGCGACTCGGACGGCAAGATAGACCGCTTCATTGACCTCCACGACGTGCGCCAGACCCTGCCCGTCCACCCCGTCCGTCCCGGGGAGCCCTACTACCTTGGGGTCTTCCTGGTGGGGGCGTACCAGGACGTCCTCGGGAGCAACCACAACCTCTTCGGCCAGGTGGGGGAGGCCCACGTGCGGGTGGAGGAGGAGGGCTTCGCCATAGAGCGCTTCGTGGGAGGGGAGACGGCGGAGCGGGTGATAGAGAAGATGGGCTTCACCGCCCGGGAGCTGATGCTCGGGGTGGAGCGCCTGGTGCGGCAAAGCCGCCTCTCCCCCGCGGAGAAGGGGACCTTTTTGGAGCGGTACACCCGGGAACTCCAGGGGTACACCTATCTGGAAGACTGA
- a CDS encoding DUF72 domain-containing protein, protein MRPGSEILVGLRGYRGFPGGFKAYRKAFPTVELSWWHRVGDVGTISRLRALAPEGFRFSAVGHKHLTFRPTGEERRVLRRLLRRFRLFGPKAGALRLLLPEDLSPEALEAWLPLLEGVQNELGPVPIAFQAPAPLKPLLLERGLAVVNAEEGPFLYLLDPERLPPGKGYAYFAPERVFPNPPPGPTLGEEVEGR, encoded by the coding sequence TTGAGGCCCGGTAGCGAGATCCTGGTGGGGCTCAGGGGCTACCGGGGCTTCCCCGGTGGGTTCAAGGCCTACCGCAAGGCCTTTCCCACGGTGGAGCTCTCCTGGTGGCACCGGGTGGGGGACGTGGGGACGATAAGCCGCCTTAGGGCCCTCGCCCCCGAGGGGTTTCGCTTCAGCGCGGTGGGCCACAAGCACCTCACCTTCCGCCCCACGGGGGAGGAAAGGCGCGTCCTTAGGCGGCTTCTCCGGCGCTTCCGCCTCTTCGGCCCCAAGGCGGGCGCCCTCCGCCTCCTCCTCCCCGAAGACCTTTCCCCGGAGGCCCTCGAGGCCTGGCTCCCCCTCCTCGAGGGGGTCCAGAACGAGCTCGGCCCGGTCCCCATCGCCTTCCAGGCCCCTGCGCCCCTGAAGCCCCTCCTCCTTGAGCGGGGCCTGGCCGTGGTGAACGCGGAGGAGGGCCCCTTCCTCTACCTCCTGGACCCCGAGCGCCTCCCCCCGGGGAAGGGGTACGCCTACTTCGCCCCGGAGCGGGTCTTCCCAAACCCACCTCCCGGGCCTACACTCGGGGAGGAGGTTGAGGGGCGTTGA
- a CDS encoding alpha/beta hydrolase: MVRTERLTLAGLSVLARIPEAPKALLLALHGLQGSKEHILSLLPGYAEGGFLLLAFDAPRHGEREGPPPSSKSPRYVEEVYRVALGFKEEARRVAEEAERRFGLPLFLAGGSLGAFVAHLLLAEGFRPRGVLAFIGSGFPMKLPQGQVVEDPGVLALYQAPPATRGEAYGGVPLLHLHGSRDLIVPLARMEKTLEALRPHYPEGRLARFVEEGAGHTLTPLMARVGLAFLEYWLEAR, encoded by the coding sequence ATGGTGCGGACCGAGCGGCTCACCTTGGCGGGGCTTTCCGTCCTCGCCCGGATCCCCGAGGCGCCCAAGGCCCTCCTCCTCGCCCTCCACGGCCTTCAAGGCTCCAAGGAGCACATCCTCTCCCTCCTCCCCGGCTACGCGGAAGGGGGCTTCCTCCTCCTCGCCTTTGACGCCCCGAGGCACGGGGAAAGGGAGGGCCCTCCCCCCTCCTCCAAGAGCCCCCGGTACGTGGAGGAAGTCTACCGGGTGGCCCTGGGGTTTAAGGAGGAGGCCCGGAGGGTGGCGGAGGAGGCAGAAAGGCGCTTCGGCCTCCCCCTCTTCCTCGCCGGGGGGAGCCTGGGGGCCTTCGTGGCCCACCTCCTCCTCGCCGAGGGCTTCCGGCCTCGAGGGGTCCTCGCCTTCATCGGCTCGGGCTTCCCCATGAAACTCCCCCAGGGGCAGGTGGTGGAGGACCCTGGGGTCTTGGCCCTCTACCAGGCCCCGCCCGCCACCCGGGGGGAGGCCTACGGAGGGGTGCCCCTTCTCCACCTCCACGGCAGCCGGGACCTCATCGTCCCCCTGGCCCGGATGGAGAAGACCTTGGAGGCCTTGAGGCCGCACTACCCCGAAGGCCGTCTGGCCCGGTTCGTGGAGGAGGGGGCGGGCCACACCCTCACCCCCCTCATGGCCCGGGTGGGGCTGGCCTTCCTGGAGTACTGGCTTGAGGCCCGGTAG
- a CDS encoding ribose-phosphate diphosphokinase, translating into MDRPLLIFSGQSNRPLAQAIAEALGLPLGKSTTLRFANDNLFVRYEESLREGDVFIVQSFVPPVQDHLMELLMMVDAAKGASAARVTAVIPYFSYARSDKKDAPRISITARLIADLLQTAGADRVLTMTLHSPQVHGFFKIPVDHLSAEPVIANYFATRVDLENAVVVAPDAGDLKRASALARRLGLPLAFIDKERVSDTEVRVRMLVGEVEGKTALIVDDEISTAGSLVEAVEALMQAGAKEVYAAATHGVYVGPALERIAQSPVKEVAATDTCPPKEGPKLKTLTVAPLFAEAIWRIHRGESVSSLFT; encoded by the coding sequence ATGGACCGCCCCCTCTTGATCTTCTCCGGCCAGTCCAACCGGCCCCTGGCCCAGGCCATCGCCGAGGCCCTAGGCCTCCCCTTGGGCAAGAGCACCACCTTGCGCTTCGCCAACGACAACCTCTTCGTCCGCTACGAGGAAAGCCTGAGGGAGGGGGACGTCTTCATCGTCCAGTCCTTCGTCCCCCCGGTGCAGGACCACCTGATGGAGCTCCTCATGATGGTGGACGCCGCCAAGGGGGCGAGCGCCGCCCGGGTCACCGCCGTCATCCCCTACTTCTCCTACGCCCGGAGCGACAAGAAGGACGCCCCCAGGATCTCCATCACCGCGCGGCTCATCGCCGACCTCCTGCAGACGGCGGGGGCCGACCGGGTCCTCACCATGACCCTCCACTCCCCCCAGGTCCACGGCTTCTTCAAGATCCCCGTGGACCACCTTTCCGCCGAGCCCGTGATCGCCAACTACTTCGCCACCCGGGTGGACCTGGAAAACGCCGTGGTGGTGGCCCCGGATGCCGGGGACCTCAAACGGGCAAGCGCCCTCGCCCGCAGGCTCGGCCTTCCCCTGGCCTTCATTGACAAGGAACGGGTCTCCGACACGGAGGTGCGGGTGCGGATGCTGGTGGGGGAGGTAGAGGGGAAGACGGCCCTCATCGTAGACGACGAGATCTCCACGGCGGGGAGCCTGGTGGAGGCGGTGGAGGCCCTCATGCAGGCCGGGGCCAAGGAGGTCTACGCCGCCGCCACCCACGGGGTCTACGTGGGCCCGGCCCTGGAGAGGATCGCCCAAAGCCCCGTGAAGGAGGTGGCCGCCACGGACACCTGCCCCCCCAAGGAAGGCCCCAAGCTTAAGACCCTCACCGTGGCCCCCCTGTTCGCCGAGGCCATCTGGCGGATCCATAGGGGAGAGTCGGTGTCCAGCCTGTTTACCTAG
- a CDS encoding M24 family metallopeptidase → MDLPRVQEVLKEEGLEGWLLFSFGRSNPLALEVLGLAHLHFTRRFAYLIPREGAPTLLCHAIEASLFPPLPGNRRTYHTWRGFVESLSETLSGLRRVALEYVPGGQIPYLSRVDGGTLDLLRGLGLELASSWPLLLLFQTWDEGKLQSHRKAAAGLARAKDLALDFLRQNPEASEREVQGVLVRALEAEGLVFDHPPMVAFGQNAANPHHEPSEARLEEGAVVLLDLWAKVPGGVYADLTWMAGKRPPEAAHRAFRAVARARDEAIAFVERAYREGRYPKGFEVDRLARKVLEEEGYGPYVRHRTGHNLGEEVHGSGPHLDDLETHDLRPLVPGLAFTVEPGVYLEAFGVRTEVNVYLHPTGPEVTTPLQEAITPL, encoded by the coding sequence ATGGACCTTCCCCGCGTGCAGGAAGTCTTGAAGGAGGAAGGCCTCGAGGGCTGGCTCCTCTTCTCCTTCGGAAGGAGCAACCCCCTGGCCCTCGAGGTCCTGGGCCTCGCCCACCTCCACTTCACCCGCCGCTTCGCCTACCTCATCCCCCGGGAAGGCGCGCCCACCCTCCTCTGCCACGCCATTGAGGCAAGCCTCTTCCCTCCCCTCCCCGGAAACCGGAGGACCTACCACACCTGGAGGGGCTTCGTGGAGAGCCTTTCCGAAACCCTTTCGGGGCTTCGGCGCGTGGCCTTGGAGTACGTCCCGGGGGGGCAGATCCCCTACCTCTCCCGGGTGGACGGGGGCACCCTGGACCTCCTCCGGGGCCTGGGCCTTGAGCTCGCCTCCTCCTGGCCCCTCCTCCTCCTCTTCCAGACCTGGGACGAAGGGAAGCTGCAAAGCCACCGCAAGGCGGCGGCCGGCCTCGCCCGGGCCAAGGACCTGGCCCTGGACTTCCTGCGCCAAAACCCCGAGGCCAGCGAGCGGGAGGTCCAGGGGGTGCTCGTGCGGGCCCTGGAGGCGGAGGGGCTCGTCTTTGACCACCCCCCCATGGTGGCCTTCGGGCAAAACGCCGCCAACCCCCACCACGAGCCCTCCGAGGCCCGCCTGGAGGAAGGGGCGGTGGTCCTCCTGGACCTCTGGGCCAAAGTACCTGGGGGGGTCTACGCCGACCTCACCTGGATGGCGGGGAAAAGGCCCCCGGAGGCGGCCCACCGGGCCTTCCGGGCGGTGGCCCGGGCGCGGGACGAGGCCATCGCCTTCGTGGAAAGGGCCTACCGGGAAGGCCGCTACCCCAAGGGCTTTGAGGTGGACCGCCTGGCCCGCAAGGTCCTGGAGGAGGAGGGCTATGGCCCTTACGTCCGCCACCGCACCGGGCACAACCTGGGGGAGGAGGTCCACGGCTCCGGGCCCCACCTGGACGACCTGGAAACCCACGACCTCCGCCCCCTGGTGCCGGGATTGGCCTTCACCGTGGAGCCCGGGGTCTACCTGGAGGCCTTCGGCGTGCGCACCGAGGTGAATGTCTACCTCCACCCCACGGGCCCCGAGGTCACCACCCCCCTTCAGGAGGCCATTACCCCGCTTTAG
- the erpA gene encoding iron-sulfur cluster insertion protein ErpA → MVEAQEAVIRITPLAAEKAKEILARYGKEGAAIRVYIKSGGCSGFQYGMAVDERELEGDTFVEMHGVRLVVDRMSLPYLVGSEIDWVESLMGGGFTVHNPNAASTCGCGHSFRTKDQEGEARACGH, encoded by the coding sequence ATGGTAGAGGCACAGGAGGCGGTCATCCGCATCACCCCCCTGGCGGCGGAGAAGGCCAAGGAGATCCTCGCCCGCTACGGCAAGGAAGGCGCGGCCATTCGCGTCTACATCAAGTCTGGGGGGTGCTCGGGCTTCCAGTACGGCATGGCCGTGGACGAAAGGGAGCTCGAGGGGGACACCTTCGTGGAGATGCATGGGGTGCGCCTGGTGGTGGACCGGATGTCCCTGCCCTACCTCGTGGGCTCGGAGATTGACTGGGTGGAAAGCCTCATGGGCGGGGGCTTCACCGTGCACAACCCCAACGCCGCCAGCACCTGCGGCTGCGGCCACTCCTTCCGCACCAAGGACCAGGAAGGGGAGGCCCGCGCCTGCGGCCATTAA
- a CDS encoding peptide ABC transporter substrate-binding protein: MQKVGKLAVLGITALGLALAGPQDNSLVIGASQEPRVLAGDFLSVISNQAIKSEIEQYLFAPFIGFNANSENFPVLATEVPTQQNGRLRVTDIGGGKKRLEMDLTIRPDARWSDGKPITTEDVAFYYEVGKAKGMPVLNPDYWERVQLRVRDARNFTVIFEPAYYYDTYGGTYGSPIGYAPKHIMGPEWEKVKAAARNLDPDKDAEKLNELYRNFFLKFATPQALNRGAMVYSGPFKLRRWVPGNSIEMERNPNFPIKPEGGESKYVQKVVYRFIQNTNSLLVAVIGGSIDATSSVSLTFDQGRSPQLARRAPGRFDIWFVPGAIWEHIDINKFENCQVVRDLGLNDKRTRQAILHALNREGLVKAFFDGLQPVAHTWIAPVNPLFNPNVKKYEFDLKKAEALLAEMGWRKGPDGILQRTVGGRTVRFEIEYVTTAGNVIRERTQQFFAEDLKKIGIAVKINNAPSAVVFADDFIQRASECKWTGMFEFAWVSSLQEDGGLFQYRNLNTGAILVPTKENNYQGQNIGGWRNDEFDRLTSQGVLEFDPERRKQLFWRAQEIWAEELPALPLYFRANPYVVRKGLVNYVASAYAGGYGYPGWNAWEIGWESRGAVKKWDQAKYALSTR, translated from the coding sequence ATGCAGAAGGTAGGTAAGCTGGCTGTACTCGGTATAACCGCTCTGGGCCTAGCCCTGGCGGGGCCTCAGGACAACAGCCTCGTCATCGGGGCCTCCCAAGAGCCCAGGGTCTTGGCGGGGGACTTCCTCTCGGTCATCTCCAACCAGGCCATCAAGTCGGAGATTGAGCAGTACCTCTTCGCGCCCTTCATCGGCTTCAACGCCAACAGCGAGAACTTCCCCGTTTTGGCCACCGAGGTGCCCACGCAGCAGAACGGCCGCCTGCGGGTCACGGACATCGGCGGCGGCAAGAAGCGCCTGGAGATGGACCTCACCATCCGCCCAGACGCCCGCTGGTCCGACGGCAAGCCCATCACCACCGAGGACGTGGCCTTCTACTACGAGGTGGGCAAGGCCAAGGGCATGCCCGTCCTTAACCCCGACTACTGGGAGCGGGTCCAGCTCCGGGTGCGGGATGCCCGCAACTTCACCGTGATCTTTGAACCCGCCTACTACTACGACACCTACGGCGGCACCTACGGCTCCCCCATCGGCTACGCCCCCAAGCACATCATGGGGCCCGAGTGGGAAAAGGTGAAGGCCGCCGCCCGGAACCTGGACCCCGACAAGGACGCGGAGAAGCTCAACGAGCTCTACCGCAACTTCTTCCTCAAGTTCGCCACCCCCCAGGCGCTGAACCGCGGGGCCATGGTCTACTCCGGGCCCTTCAAGCTCCGCCGCTGGGTGCCGGGGAACTCCATTGAGATGGAGCGGAACCCCAACTTCCCCATCAAGCCCGAGGGCGGGGAGAGCAAGTACGTGCAGAAGGTGGTCTACCGCTTCATCCAGAACACCAACTCCCTCCTGGTGGCGGTGATCGGCGGTTCCATTGACGCCACCTCCAGCGTCTCCCTCACCTTTGACCAGGGCCGCTCGCCCCAGCTGGCGCGGCGCGCCCCCGGCCGCTTTGACATCTGGTTCGTCCCCGGGGCCATCTGGGAGCACATTGACATCAACAAGTTTGAGAACTGCCAGGTGGTCAGGGACCTCGGCCTCAACGACAAGCGCACCCGCCAGGCCATCCTCCACGCCCTGAACCGGGAGGGCCTGGTGAAGGCCTTCTTTGACGGCCTCCAGCCCGTGGCCCACACCTGGATCGCCCCCGTCAACCCCCTCTTCAACCCCAACGTGAAGAAGTACGAGTTTGACCTGAAGAAGGCGGAGGCCCTCCTGGCGGAGATGGGCTGGAGGAAGGGGCCGGACGGCATCCTCCAGCGCACCGTGGGCGGGCGCACCGTGCGCTTTGAGATTGAGTACGTGACCACCGCGGGCAACGTCATCCGCGAGCGCACCCAGCAGTTCTTCGCCGAGGACCTCAAGAAGATCGGCATCGCCGTCAAGATCAACAACGCTCCTTCCGCCGTGGTCTTTGCCGACGACTTCATCCAGCGGGCTTCCGAGTGCAAGTGGACCGGGATGTTTGAGTTCGCCTGGGTGTCTAGCCTTCAGGAGGACGGCGGCCTCTTCCAGTACAGGAACCTGAACACCGGGGCCATCCTGGTCCCCACCAAGGAGAACAACTACCAGGGCCAGAACATCGGCGGCTGGCGGAACGACGAGTTTGACCGCCTGACGAGCCAGGGGGTCTTGGAGTTTGACCCCGAGCGGCGCAAGCAGCTCTTCTGGCGCGCCCAGGAGATCTGGGCCGAGGAGCTTCCCGCGCTTCCCCTCTACTTCCGCGCCAACCCCTACGTGGTGCGGAAGGGCCTCGTGAACTACGTGGCCAGCGCCTACGCCGGTGGCTATGGCTACCCCGGCTGGAACGCATGGGAGATCGGCTGGGAAAGCCGCGGCGCCGTGAAGAAGTGGGACCAGGCGAAGTACGCCCTTTCCACCAGGTAA
- a CDS encoding ABC transporter permease — MFAYTVRRLLQMIPLLFAASVVIYALLALQPGDPLDELRRQNPRMTAEQFEALKRAYGLDQPLHIRYFKWLNRALRGDLGYSRTYGIPAAEYVFVQRLPKTLLLSGLALTLALLVAIPVGVFSAVRQYSLADYAITFLSFVGFSMPVFFLGILLLYLFAIVLPESIPGFPRFPTGGVPAVLWEDVRSGAVSLWEFLGQWAWHLVLPVLTLSALQMAEWTRFMRASLLEVLSQDYIRTARAKGLAERVVLYKHALRNALIPIVTLVGLAIPGVLGGATITETIFSYPGMGRAIFDALVEKDYNVAMAALAFLALMTALFNLLADLAYAVVDPRIRYS; from the coding sequence GTGTTCGCCTACACGGTGCGCAGGCTTTTGCAGATGATCCCCCTGCTCTTCGCCGCCAGCGTGGTGATCTACGCCCTTTTGGCCTTGCAGCCGGGGGACCCTTTGGACGAGCTCAGGCGGCAGAACCCCCGCATGACCGCGGAGCAGTTTGAGGCCTTGAAGCGGGCTTACGGCCTGGACCAGCCCCTCCACATCCGGTACTTCAAGTGGCTCAACCGGGCCTTGCGCGGTGACCTGGGCTACAGCCGTACCTACGGGATCCCGGCGGCGGAGTACGTCTTCGTCCAGCGCCTGCCCAAGACCCTCTTGCTCTCAGGCCTCGCCCTCACCCTGGCCCTTCTGGTGGCCATCCCCGTCGGGGTCTTCTCCGCCGTGCGGCAGTACTCCCTGGCCGACTACGCCATCACCTTTCTCTCCTTCGTGGGCTTTTCCATGCCGGTCTTCTTCCTGGGGATCCTCCTCCTTTACCTTTTCGCCATCGTCTTGCCGGAGAGTATCCCCGGCTTTCCCCGCTTCCCCACGGGCGGGGTGCCCGCGGTGCTCTGGGAGGACGTGCGCTCTGGGGCGGTGAGCCTCTGGGAGTTTTTGGGCCAGTGGGCCTGGCACCTCGTCCTCCCCGTCCTCACCCTCTCGGCGTTGCAGATGGCGGAGTGGACGCGCTTCATGCGGGCCTCCCTCCTCGAGGTCCTCTCCCAGGACTACATCCGCACCGCCCGCGCCAAGGGGCTCGCCGAGCGGGTGGTGCTCTACAAGCACGCCCTAAGGAACGCCCTCATCCCCATCGTGACCCTGGTGGGCCTCGCCATCCCCGGTGTCCTGGGCGGGGCCACCATCACCGAAACCATCTTCAGCTACCCCGGCATGGGCCGGGCCATCTTTGACGCTCTGGTGGAGAAGGACTACAACGTGGCCATGGCCGCCCTGGCCTTTCTGGCCCTGATGACCGCCCTCTTCAACCTCCTGGCGGACCTGGCCTACGCGGTGGTGGATCCCCGGATCCGTTACAGCTAG
- a CDS encoding ABC transporter permease, with product MATATASSKPRTFFSLFWRRFRRHKMAMASLVVIVLLILMALFAPWIAPYDPTAQPTGEDVGQYYFNPPSREHLLGTDDLGRDVLSRIIYGSRISLLVGFAVALSSVIIGTLMGTLAGYYAGRPLRFYLGPLRREKEGFYPWSFALWRVFSWVLYYGVLYLAVSVAWTLAAEGIRAGSLWGYLGFGLVLALALWAAWFGLKGEIRLDLDVAISRLIDFMLTIPTLPLLLVLSALLRDPEVAVGRWAQGVFGDAASVFIIIAILVFFGWLGTARLVRGSILSLREMDYATAAQALGATDFRVMFRHLVPNAMAPLIVQATLQVGQAILVEAALSFLGFGIQPPVATWGNMLTNAQEYIFIAPWLALPPGFMIFITVLAFNYLGDGLRDALDPRSRL from the coding sequence ATGGCGACCGCGACGGCATCCTCTAAGCCTCGGACCTTTTTCAGCCTCTTCTGGCGCCGCTTCCGGCGGCACAAGATGGCCATGGCGAGCCTGGTGGTCATCGTCCTCCTCATCCTCATGGCCCTGTTCGCCCCCTGGATCGCCCCCTACGACCCCACGGCCCAGCCCACGGGGGAGGACGTGGGCCAGTACTACTTCAACCCTCCTTCCCGGGAGCACCTCCTGGGCACGGACGACCTGGGGCGGGACGTGCTTTCCCGGATCATCTACGGCTCCCGGATCTCCCTCCTCGTGGGGTTCGCCGTGGCCTTGTCCAGCGTGATCATCGGGACCCTCATGGGCACCCTGGCGGGCTACTACGCCGGGCGGCCCCTCCGCTTCTACTTGGGCCCCTTGCGGCGGGAGAAGGAGGGGTTTTATCCCTGGAGCTTCGCGCTTTGGCGGGTCTTCTCCTGGGTGCTCTACTACGGGGTCTTGTACCTCGCGGTCTCCGTGGCCTGGACCTTGGCGGCGGAGGGGATCCGGGCGGGAAGCCTATGGGGCTACCTGGGCTTCGGCCTCGTCCTGGCCCTCGCCCTTTGGGCCGCCTGGTTCGGGCTTAAGGGAGAGATCCGCCTGGACCTGGACGTGGCCATAAGCCGCCTCATTGACTTCATGCTCACCATCCCCACCCTTCCCCTCCTCTTGGTGCTCTCCGCCCTCCTGCGGGACCCCGAGGTGGCGGTGGGGCGCTGGGCCCAGGGGGTGTTTGGGGACGCCGCCAGCGTGTTCATCATCATCGCCATCCTCGTTTTCTTCGGCTGGCTGGGGACGGCAAGGCTCGTGCGGGGGAGCATCCTCTCCTTAAGGGAAATGGACTACGCCACCGCCGCCCAGGCCCTGGGGGCCACGGACTTCCGCGTCATGTTCCGCCACCTGGTGCCCAACGCCATGGCTCCCCTCATCGTCCAGGCCACCTTGCAGGTGGGCCAGGCCATCCTGGTGGAGGCGGCCCTCTCCTTCCTCGGGTTTGGCATCCAGCCCCCTGTGGCCACCTGGGGCAACATGCTCACCAACGCTCAGGAGTACATCTTCATCGCCCCTTGGCTGGCCCTGCCCCCCGGGTTCATGATCTTCATCACGGTGCTCGCCTTCAACTACCTGGGGGACGGCCTCCGGGACGCCCTGGACCCGAGGAGCCGCCTCTAG